A part of Anolis sagrei isolate rAnoSag1 chromosome 3, rAnoSag1.mat, whole genome shotgun sequence genomic DNA contains:
- the DYNLT3 gene encoding dynein light chain Tctex-type 3 isoform X2, translating into MEEFHPHNDEMTFNTEEAHNIIKDCIEGVLGKADYNHDNVNQWTAAIVEQSLSHLVKLGKTYKYIVTCAVMQKCGAGLHTASSCFWDTTTDGSCTVRWENRTMNCVVNIFAVAILL; encoded by the exons ATGGAGGAGTTCCACCCCCATAATGACGAG ATGACTTTTAACACTGAAGAAGCCCACAATATTATTAAAGAT TGCATTGAAGGTGTTCTGGGCAAGGCAGATTACAATCATGACAACGTCAATCAATGGACTGCAGCCATTGTGGAACAGTCTTTGTCGCATTTGGTGAAACTGGGGAAAACGTACAAATATATTG TGACCTGTGCAGTGATGCAGAAATGTGGAGCTGGTCTGCATACAGCAAGTTCATGTTTTTGGGATACTACAACTGATG GCTCCTGCACAGTCAGATGGGAAAACCGAACCATGAACTGCGTTGTCAACATCTTTGCCGTCGCCATTCTCCTGTAG
- the DYNLT3 gene encoding dynein light chain Tctex-type 3 isoform X1 has protein sequence MEEFHPHNDEVAARAAMTFNTEEAHNIIKDCIEGVLGKADYNHDNVNQWTAAIVEQSLSHLVKLGKTYKYIVTCAVMQKCGAGLHTASSCFWDTTTDGSCTVRWENRTMNCVVNIFAVAILL, from the exons ATGGAGGAGTTCCACCCCCATAATGACGAGGTAGCGGCAAGAGCGGCA ATGACTTTTAACACTGAAGAAGCCCACAATATTATTAAAGAT TGCATTGAAGGTGTTCTGGGCAAGGCAGATTACAATCATGACAACGTCAATCAATGGACTGCAGCCATTGTGGAACAGTCTTTGTCGCATTTGGTGAAACTGGGGAAAACGTACAAATATATTG TGACCTGTGCAGTGATGCAGAAATGTGGAGCTGGTCTGCATACAGCAAGTTCATGTTTTTGGGATACTACAACTGATG GCTCCTGCACAGTCAGATGGGAAAACCGAACCATGAACTGCGTTGTCAACATCTTTGCCGTCGCCATTCTCCTGTAG